ATGCGCTCAGTCGACGTGCGCGACCGGCCAGCGGCAACCGCGGCCACCCCCCTTTGGCAGCTCCCTCTTGGACCGCGGCGCCCCACTGCGGTCTAATGACTCACGGGGCAAGCAGCAAGACGCGGTCGCGACGATCGACCTGAATTGCCGACATCTTGGACCAGAAAAGGTGTCAGGAACCTTTTTCTTGACGCAAGCGGCCCTCCTGGATTATGCTATCAGCTATGGGAAGGCCACACCGAGCTAGCGAAGGCGGGGTCGTTTACCACGTGCTGAACCGCGGCAACGCGCGCATGACCGTCTTCGACGACAAGGGCGACTTCGACGCCTTCGAGAAGGTTTTGGCCGAGGCGGTCGAGCGGAGCGACACGCGGCTGCTGGCCTATTGCCTGCTGCCGAACCACTGGCACTTGCTGGTCTGGCCACGGACGAACGGCGAACTGTCGCGGTTTGTCGGCTGGCTCAGCTTGACCCACACGCAGCGGTGGCATGCGCATCGGCATGATGTCGGCAACGGGCACGTCTATCAAGGCAGGTTCAAGTCGTTCCCCGTTGAGGAGGACGACCATTTCTACGCGGTGGCGCGGTACGTGGAGCGGAACGCCGCGCGGGCGAACCTCGTGCGTCGCGCGGAGGAGTGGCCGTGGTGCAGCCTCTATCGCTGGCTGCACGGCGCGGCCGACGACAAGCCGGTCCTTGCCTCTTGGCCTCTTCCGCGCAAAGCCGGCTGGGCGGAACACGTGAATGCGCCTCAGAGCGAGGCCGAATTGGCCGCGATTCGCCGCAGCGTGGAGCGTGGAAGCCCCTACGGAAGCGAATCCTGGAATGAGCGCACGATCCGTCGGCTTGGCCTGGAATCGACC
This genomic stretch from Pirellulales bacterium harbors:
- a CDS encoding transposase, with amino-acid sequence MGRPHRASEGGVVYHVLNRGNARMTVFDDKGDFDAFEKVLAEAVERSDTRLLAYCLLPNHWHLLVWPRTNGELSRFVGWLSLTHTQRWHAHRHDVGNGHVYQGRFKSFPVEEDDHFYAVARYVERNAARANLVRRAEEWPWCSLYRWLHGAADDKPVLASWPLPRKAGWAEHVNAPQSEAELAAIRRSVERGSPYGSESWNERTIRRLGLESTIRPRGRPRKEVSSDKKG